A section of the Prochlorococcus sp. MIT 1341 genome encodes:
- a CDS encoding cupin domain-containing protein, producing the protein MNQSLIINSKMRRFLLFALTAGIALPLVACNPKKKTSANIEPVVVETLISATESWNGDSYAYPKGKPQMTLQRITAQPGFKTSLHFHSQPGIAYVVKGNLSCEALNGKSLKVGPGESFATPQDSIHYCESVGDEAALVFVASAGVKGQKLTVPYKK; encoded by the coding sequence ATGAACCAATCATTGATCATTAATTCAAAAATGCGACGCTTTTTACTATTTGCACTAACTGCTGGAATTGCTTTACCACTAGTCGCCTGTAATCCAAAGAAAAAAACATCTGCAAATATTGAACCTGTAGTTGTCGAAACTCTAATAAGTGCGACTGAGTCTTGGAATGGAGACTCTTATGCCTATCCAAAAGGCAAACCACAAATGACACTTCAGAGAATTACTGCCCAACCAGGTTTTAAAACATCTCTTCATTTCCACTCTCAACCAGGAATTGCGTATGTAGTGAAAGGGAACCTTTCCTGTGAGGCCCTCAATGGCAAATCATTAAAAGTAGGTCCTGGAGAAAGCTTCGCCACTCCTCAAGACAGTATTCATTATTGCGAAAGCGTTGGTGATGAAGCTGCACTAGTTTTTGTTGCTTCTGCAGGAGTCAAAGGACAGAAATTAACTGTTCCTTATAAGAAATAA
- a CDS encoding iron uptake porin — MKLFQQLLVAPAALGLMAPMAAQAADLNIDGVSDYSAAGEQVTSVSQFSDVYPTDWAYQALSSLTERYGCVAGYPGGTFGGNRSITRYEAAALLNACLDRVTEVSDDVKRLLSEFGPELAVLKGRVDGIEARVGDMAAGQFSTTTKLSGVATFVVGANGFSGDDAFASSDTSNPRHANAGKTDGGTVLSYDLQLELATSFTGEDLLNTVLRAGNFGSNGFGGAGYTELSTLETGFDSGDQLKVDKLWYSFPWGDDFTVIAGPLVGAEDMLAVNPSLYGSETILDVFTYSGAPGTYGRPLGGGAGLSWNQGDIDVSANYVSTNASNSNPASGGGLLTEAAGSSAIMQVAYSKENWGVAVAYNYASTDHQNILGGSTGTSLANAVHDIGPTNSYSLSTWWSPAETGLIPTLSAGWGINTVEDNDDRENTTYDSATTQSWAVGMEWEDAFMDGNIFGFAFGQPNFVTEIDYDSSTKDDDAEDGNYAMEWWYKIQVSDNITVTPAIFYLSRPFGDQTDQRQDTHGGDAGSKDSTFRNFGALVKTTFTF, encoded by the coding sequence ATGAAACTCTTCCAGCAATTGCTGGTGGCTCCTGCTGCATTGGGCCTTATGGCACCAATGGCTGCACAAGCCGCAGACCTCAACATTGACGGTGTGTCTGATTATTCAGCAGCCGGCGAGCAGGTCACCAGCGTCTCTCAATTTTCTGACGTTTATCCAACCGATTGGGCATACCAAGCTCTTTCAAGTTTGACCGAGCGTTACGGCTGTGTAGCCGGATACCCCGGTGGAACTTTCGGTGGTAACCGTTCAATCACTCGTTACGAGGCAGCTGCATTATTGAATGCATGTCTTGATCGCGTCACTGAAGTTAGTGATGACGTCAAGCGTCTTCTTTCAGAATTCGGTCCTGAGCTTGCTGTTCTTAAGGGCAGAGTTGATGGCATCGAAGCTCGCGTTGGCGACATGGCTGCAGGTCAGTTTTCAACCACTACCAAGCTAAGCGGCGTAGCAACCTTTGTTGTTGGAGCCAACGGATTCTCTGGTGATGATGCTTTTGCTAGTAGTGACACCAGCAATCCTCGCCATGCGAATGCTGGTAAAACTGATGGCGGAACTGTTTTGAGTTATGACCTTCAGTTGGAGCTTGCAACCAGCTTCACTGGTGAAGACCTTTTGAATACTGTTCTTAGAGCAGGGAACTTTGGTAGTAACGGTTTCGGAGGGGCTGGATATACAGAACTGTCGACTTTAGAAACAGGTTTTGACAGTGGGGATCAGCTCAAGGTTGACAAGCTATGGTATTCGTTCCCTTGGGGTGATGATTTTACAGTTATCGCTGGACCTCTAGTCGGGGCGGAAGACATGCTTGCGGTTAACCCCTCCCTTTATGGTTCTGAGACCATCCTTGATGTATTTACTTATTCAGGTGCCCCTGGTACATATGGCCGTCCTTTAGGAGGTGGTGCTGGTCTCTCTTGGAATCAAGGTGATATAGATGTAAGTGCAAACTACGTCTCTACAAATGCATCAAATAGTAATCCCGCTAGTGGAGGTGGGCTTCTCACTGAAGCTGCTGGAAGTAGCGCTATTATGCAAGTTGCCTATAGCAAGGAGAATTGGGGTGTTGCAGTTGCTTACAATTATGCCTCTACAGATCACCAGAATATCCTCGGTGGATCTACAGGGACATCTTTAGCTAATGCAGTACACGATATCGGGCCCACTAATTCTTATAGCTTGAGTACTTGGTGGTCTCCTGCTGAAACAGGCTTAATTCCTACCCTGAGTGCAGGGTGGGGAATTAATACAGTGGAGGATAATGATGATAGGGAGAATACGACATACGACAGTGCTACAACTCAGTCTTGGGCTGTGGGAATGGAGTGGGAAGATGCCTTTATGGATGGGAACATCTTTGGATTTGCGTTTGGTCAGCCTAATTTTGTGACTGAAATTGACTATGACTCGTCAACTAAAGACGATGATGCCGAGGATGGCAACTATGCCATGGAATGGTGGTATAAAATTCAGGTTTCTGACAACATTACAGTCACTCCTGCAATTTTCTATCTAAGTCGTCCATTTGGTGATCAAACTGATCAACGACAAGACACTCATGGAGGAGATGCTGGTTCAAAGGATTCCACTTTCAGAAACTTTGGTGCACTTGTGAAGACTACCTTCACTTTCTAA
- a CDS encoding ABC-F family ATP-binding cassette domain-containing protein, translating to MSLISLVNASKDFGIKSLFKNLHLHINKGERLGLIGPNGSGKSTLLKVLAGVEPLGEGKREALSSLRISFVSQETIFDSQKSILEEVLEGCGEKRKLLLDFTNLSRKIAQNPEDERLLKKLGETSEMMDAAEAWNLEQQCQEILRRLGIQDLDKPIKELSGGYRKRVGLASALVSQPDVLLLDEPTNHLDASAVEWLQNWLSNYQGALVLITHDRYVLDRITSRMVEITNGEVHKYLGNYRQFLQQKVEQEQLEVSTKKKFQGFLRKELAWLRQGPKARSTKQKARLQRIAQMQAKPKALVKAKLEVDSLSRRIGQIAIEAEGVGLLSGNRKNNPMLFDNFTYSFSPEDRVGIIGPNGSGKSTLLDLIAGRRSPSRGTIRLGETVHIGYLDQDTNELNQGKGLNRKVIEFVEEAALRIDHGGKQITASQLLEKFLFPPSQQHSPLRKLSGGEKRRLALCKMLIQGPNILLLDEPTNDLDIQTLSVLEDFLEDFKGCVVVVSHDRYFLDRTIDRIFNFENGSLKRYEGNYTRFLELKILDDHKEEQKELKNIKCTPKKNDLNQILKPKKSSNRISFKESRELKDLNLKLPQLEEKKKLLEKRISESEGNINQLSHELASILEVIQESEDRWIELSELSD from the coding sequence GTGAGTTTAATTAGCTTAGTGAACGCTTCAAAAGACTTTGGCATCAAAAGCCTTTTCAAAAACCTACATCTTCATATTAATAAAGGAGAAAGACTTGGTTTGATTGGGCCAAATGGATCGGGTAAATCAACTTTATTAAAAGTCCTTGCCGGAGTCGAACCTCTAGGGGAAGGTAAAAGGGAAGCTCTGTCTTCTTTGCGGATATCTTTTGTAAGTCAAGAAACAATTTTCGATAGTCAAAAAAGTATTTTGGAAGAAGTACTTGAAGGATGCGGAGAAAAACGGAAATTATTACTTGACTTCACTAACCTGAGCAGAAAAATAGCTCAAAACCCAGAAGATGAAAGGCTGTTAAAAAAACTAGGTGAAACAAGTGAAATGATGGATGCTGCGGAGGCATGGAATCTAGAGCAGCAATGCCAGGAAATACTTCGAAGACTAGGAATTCAAGATTTAGATAAACCAATCAAAGAGCTTTCTGGTGGTTATCGCAAGAGGGTGGGCCTTGCATCTGCCTTGGTAAGTCAACCTGATGTTTTACTTCTTGATGAGCCAACCAATCATCTAGATGCTTCTGCAGTTGAATGGCTTCAAAATTGGCTAAGTAATTACCAGGGAGCACTTGTCCTAATAACTCACGATAGGTACGTTCTCGATCGAATCACATCTCGTATGGTTGAAATCACTAATGGAGAAGTTCATAAATACTTAGGTAATTATCGACAATTTCTTCAGCAGAAAGTCGAGCAAGAGCAATTAGAAGTATCGACAAAGAAAAAGTTTCAGGGCTTTTTAAGAAAGGAGTTAGCTTGGTTAAGACAAGGGCCTAAAGCAAGAAGCACTAAGCAGAAAGCACGTCTTCAGAGAATTGCTCAAATGCAAGCGAAACCAAAAGCTTTAGTCAAAGCCAAATTAGAAGTAGATTCACTTAGCAGAAGGATTGGTCAAATTGCAATTGAAGCAGAGGGAGTAGGTTTATTGAGTGGTAATAGAAAGAATAATCCGATGCTTTTTGATAACTTTACTTATAGCTTTTCTCCAGAGGATAGGGTAGGAATCATTGGCCCCAATGGTAGTGGAAAATCAACTCTTCTAGACTTAATTGCTGGCAGAAGATCACCTAGTCGTGGAACGATTAGGCTTGGCGAAACAGTTCATATTGGCTATCTTGATCAAGATACAAATGAATTAAATCAGGGTAAAGGTTTAAATCGTAAAGTGATAGAATTTGTAGAAGAAGCTGCCCTAAGGATTGATCACGGCGGAAAACAAATTACAGCTTCTCAACTTTTAGAAAAGTTTCTTTTCCCACCAAGTCAGCAACATAGCCCTTTAAGAAAACTTTCAGGAGGCGAAAAAAGACGACTTGCGCTATGTAAAATGCTTATACAAGGCCCTAATATACTTCTTCTAGACGAGCCGACAAATGATTTAGATATACAAACACTAAGTGTTCTTGAAGATTTTCTTGAAGATTTCAAAGGGTGTGTTGTAGTTGTTTCACATGATCGATATTTTCTTGATCGAACAATAGATCGAATCTTTAATTTTGAAAATGGTAGCTTGAAAAGATATGAAGGAAACTACACCAGATTTCTCGAATTGAAGATTTTGGATGATCACAAAGAAGAACAAAAGGAACTTAAAAATATTAAATGCACACCTAAAAAGAATGATCTCAACCAAATATTAAAGCCTAAAAAGAGTTCAAATCGGATTAGCTTCAAAGAATCAAGAGAGCTAAAAGATCTTAACCTAAAATTACCTCAGCTAGAAGAAAAGAAAAAATTACTAGAAAAAAGAATATCCGAAAGTGAGGGTAATATTAATCAACTAAGTCATGAGCTGGCATCAATTCTTGAAGTTATTCAAGAGTCTGAGGATAGATGGATTGAATTAAGTGAACTCTCTGATTGA
- a CDS encoding class I SAM-dependent methyltransferase, whose translation MGSLEPNLRQNIKGEEHKDLTLDFITHVPIAFERRKKRLLIASAIYRFYRFSAKFLSQRFLLGIALECEFILRRICLEITNSELEGRDLRLEKKREFILKNISNVGRVIDLGCACGTDTVWLHKITGRKTIGIDHNLELINTAKSRYNKKDLEFFCLDALQFMKEDQRILEQNDLVFLSHIVEHIDYPSIMLTELSEYFKYSYVEVPDYLDSDPLAQAKLQLGSRLLYSDDDHTFEYSRISIRGLLLDCGWRIVDSEFYGGVSRFWCKSERKSR comes from the coding sequence ATGGGTTCTTTAGAACCAAATCTGCGGCAAAATATCAAAGGAGAGGAGCATAAGGATTTGACGTTAGATTTCATTACCCATGTCCCAATAGCCTTTGAGCGGCGCAAGAAAAGATTATTAATAGCTTCTGCTATTTATAGATTTTATAGATTTTCTGCTAAATTCCTATCACAGAGATTTTTGCTAGGAATAGCGCTTGAATGTGAATTCATTTTAAGAAGAATTTGCTTGGAAATTACCAATTCAGAATTAGAAGGTAGAGACTTAAGGCTTGAAAAGAAAAGAGAATTTATCCTGAAAAATATATCAAACGTGGGAAGGGTGATAGACCTTGGTTGTGCTTGTGGTACAGACACAGTTTGGCTGCATAAAATCACAGGTCGTAAGACAATAGGAATCGATCATAATTTAGAACTTATTAATACTGCTAAGAGCAGGTATAACAAAAAAGATTTAGAGTTCTTCTGTTTAGATGCTTTACAGTTTATGAAAGAAGACCAGAGAATATTAGAACAAAATGATCTGGTATTTCTAAGCCATATAGTAGAGCATATTGATTATCCAAGCATTATGTTAACTGAACTATCTGAATATTTCAAATATAGCTACGTAGAAGTTCCTGATTATCTTGATTCTGACCCGTTAGCACAAGCAAAGTTGCAATTGGGTTCTAGGCTTTTATATTCTGATGATGATCACACTTTTGAGTACTCAAGAATTTCGATAAGAGGTCTCTTATTGGATTGTGGATGGAGAATAGTTGATTCAGAGTTTTACGGAGGTGTCTCAAGATTCTGGTGTAAAAGTGAAAGAAAATCTCGCTAA
- a CDS encoding DUF2905 domain-containing protein, producing MQKILITLGLGIAAIGVLYPYLRQLGLGQLPGDIILKGENSTFYFPVVSCITISLFVSALLHLFRSS from the coding sequence ATGCAAAAAATTCTAATCACTCTCGGACTTGGAATTGCTGCTATAGGTGTTCTATACCCTTACTTAAGGCAATTGGGTTTAGGACAACTGCCAGGCGACATAATTTTGAAGGGAGAAAACTCAACTTTTTATTTCCCGGTCGTTAGTTGTATTACGATTAGTTTGTTTGTGTCGGCTCTGCTTCATTTATTCCGATCCTCCTAA